The following coding sequences are from one Humulus lupulus chromosome X, drHumLupu1.1, whole genome shotgun sequence window:
- the LOC133804725 gene encoding LOB domain-containing protein 38-like, which yields MSCNGCRVLRKGCGESCVLRSCLHWIESPEAQGNATLFLAKFFGRSDLMSFISAVPDHHRPALFQSLLFEACGRTVNPVNGAVGLLSSGNWHVCQAAVETILCGGVLRPMQGGLLMQKLDESSDMLAVAGDTSSWPSSAYRYFPSLPSIYDPRQEQYYSGARGSSSIFPMTEKLVWRDSISRSSEESVMTKSFGIGDHKEQKLLNLFV from the exons ATGAGCTGCAACGGTTGCCGAGTCCTCCGGAAGGGGTGCGGTGAGTCGTGTGTACTGAGGTCTTGCCTGCACTGGATCGAATCCCCCGAAGCCCAAGGCAACGCCACCTTGTTTCTCGCCAAGTTTTTCGGCCGTAGTGACCTCATGTCCTTCATCTCTGCCGTCCCTGACCACCACCGCCCTG cgtTGTTCCAATCGTTGCTGTTCGAGGCGTGTGGGCGTACGGTGAATCCGGTGAACGGAGCAGTGGGTCTTCTCTCGAGCGGGAACTGGCACGTGTGTCAGGCGGCGGTGGAGACGATTCTGTGCGGAGGCGTTTTGCGACCTATGCAAGGGGGGCTTCTGATGCAGAAACTCGATGAATCTTCCGATATGCTGGCGGTCGCGGGGGACACATCATCGTGGCCGTCGAGTGCCTATCGTTACTTTCCATCGCTACCGTCAATCTACGATCCGAGACAGGAGCAGTACTACTCCGGAGCCAGAGGAAGTAGTAGTATCTTCCCGATGACCGAGAAGCTTGTTTGGCGAGACTCGATTTCGCGGAGCTCAGAAGAATCGGTGATGACCAAGAGCTTCGGAATCGGCGATCACAAGGAACAGAAGCTCTTAAATCTCTTCGTATGA